In Juglans regia cultivar Chandler chromosome 13, Walnut 2.0, whole genome shotgun sequence, the DNA window TGTTATTTGTTTCAGGAAGTTGGCAGTTTTGTCTGCTCTGCAGCTCGTCAAAGTGGAGGGCGTTAAGTTTGAAGCTTCTTTTATGTCTGAACGGGCTACTCTCTTCTTGTCATCAATTGGTTTGCTTGGGGGATACTGTCCTAAGTCTAGAAAAAAGAACAGACATAGTGCTGCTAAAGTTGGATGCATGCATCTTGGCTTAGTGGAAGGCTACAGGGCTCACTGTCTGGGTTGCCAGTTTATTTGTCCATTTCCAATCACAAGAAATTTTACTAGTACAAGGAGTATCTCTGATCGCTAGAAGAAGCTTCTGACTTGTGCATCTTCTAAGAACCATAATCCAGCAGTCTGACACCGCTATTAACAAGATGGCATTACAAAACATTGGTGCTTCAAACCGCGATGATGCCTTCTACAGGTATAAGATGCCAAAAATGGTAACTAAGATTGAAGGTAGAGGAAATGGCATCAAGACTAATGTGGTTAACATGGTTGAGATAGCAAAGGCCCTGGCTAGACCTGCTTCTTACACTACAAAGTACTTTGGATGTGAGCTTGGTGCACAATCCAAATTTGATGATAAGACTGGAACTTCCCTTGTCAATGGTGCTCATGACACTGCAAAGCTTGCTGCGCTTCTGGAAAACTTCATTAAGAAATATGTTCAGTGCTATGGCTGTGGGAACCCAGAAACTGAGATAGTGATCACTAAAACACAGATGATCACCCTTAAATGTGCTGCATGTGGATTTCTTTCAGATGTTGATATGAGGGACAAGCTTACCACTTTTATTCTCAAGAACCCACCTGAACAGAAGAAGTCATCAAAAGACAAGAAGGCAATGAGAAGGGCTGAGAAGGAGCGGCTTAAGGAAGGAGAGGCTGCTGATGAGGAGATGAAGAAGCTAAAAAAGGAGGCAGTGAAGAAGAAAGGCAGCTCTGCAAGTGCAAAGGATGTTGCTTCCAAAGCTTTGACGAAGAAAAGAAGCAACAGCTCTGACGAGGATCACTCCCCAGCTCGCAGTCATGCTGATGAAAATGAAACACCAgccgatgatgatgatgaagatgtccAATGGCAGACGGACACTTCATTGGAGGCAGCTCGGCAGCGCATCCAAGAGCAATTGAGTGCCGTGACTGCTGATATGGTCATGCTTTCTACCAATGAAGAGAAACAAAAGTCTGCAAAGAAGTCTCCAGGACGGGAAGAGAAAAATCAGGTTAATGGACTCAGCAATGGTCATACTAGTGCCCATGGGAACCTTGTTGATGAGATAAGGGAACACCTGAACAAGGGTTCTTCCCCCAGTCAGCTGAAATCCTTTTTGGGTTCTCTCTCCGGGACTTACCAAGAAATCATGGATGCTCTATTTGAAGCTCTCTTTATGGGCTTCGACAAGGGGTTTGCAAAAGAGGTGGCCAAAAAGAAGAACTATCTGGCAGCAGCCACTCAAGAGGAGGGATCTCAGATGGTTCTGTTGCGCGCTATAGAGTCTTTCTCTGGGAAGGCAAGCACCAAGGCTGTTAAGGAGTTGGGCTTGGTTCTGAAAGAGCTTTATGACCATGATGTGCTGGAGGAGTCCTCTATTCTAGAGTGGTACCAGCAGGGATTGGGTGGTGGCAATAAAACCTCCCAAATTTGGAAGAATCTGAAGCCCTTCATCGAGTGGCTTCAGAATGCCGAGTCCGAATCAGAAGAGGAGTGATTCTGAAGGTTCTCTCTTTGCTTATCCTATATAAATAAGATGGTTTGGTTAGTTGTACTGATTTGGAGTCATTAAAATGGGGCTGGCTTTTCTGAGCCCCTCTCATCTGCCCAATGTTATGCTCCTGTTGTTGCTTTTTGCTTATTAGCGTTTTGCTTCCAACGTTCAGTTGTTTGGTTTGGTTATGTTCGACTCCGTGACGATGAATGCTTGTATCGTGTGTTAAATAAAGTCAGCTGTTTTTGTCAGTTTGGTTTTGTCccctttttaatatttttctgcGTGGATTTGGTTACGAGGAAatgctatttatttttcatattgcaAGTAATTGACATATAAAATTACTACTTATAATTAGCCACATTAGTGTGCGACTCAGGATGAAAAAACCAAGGATAATGATTAGTATTTTAGATATATGTAAGAAGTTTCTAAGGCTTTTTAAAATGGATCCATGTACGCACCAGCCTAATGATCCTCCTCTCACCTTTTGATTATTTGTAAGAATTAAATGTTTTGCaaattatattttgtcattAAATAATGTAGAAGGTTAATTACTTATCCAATGCCAGTGAAATCAGAAAAAAGGGCCGAGAGCACCTGCAGGAATGGCATGCAATCTGCTTTTCTCGTCTAAGagcatccataaatttttcataatttaactaaaaatcacatttcataaaagttttccttaaattttatttatcttttaaaaacttcctacattttattttctatcgctatctctattctattaaataaaatttttttattatttttttctctcacttcaatttacaatcttaactattaactcttttatcttatttatcttctttttaaatatcacattctacTAAATACTTATAAGATTTTGACTACCggatacaatattattttttaaactgaaatctatattataaaaatagtaattttttttaatatgtgcattttttaatgtgatggtcttttttaatatttactctTTATCAATTTTTCTAATGGTAATACCTATCCACATATTGgtgataaaaaattttgtcatttctgtaacattaatattttttctcctttctctagtggtaagattttgaagattttctcaaacggtaacattttgAACTCCTACCTCCAATGGTaacattctttattttttctctaacggtaaattttttttctccagtCTCAACGGCAACCACAAACAATCGATCAAGAAAATTAGTTGGACAACAATGAGAGAaacagattttaaaaaaaaaaaaaaattcatgtgaaATTGCTCATCACTTTCTTAGCAGCCAAACAATCAACACACTCAAAAACCTAATGTAGATCATCCTCAAAAATCCACAATCCCAAGCCTAAATGAATGGATTGATCAAGAAAAATGGTTGGACAGCAATGAGAGAAACAGagtaattaaaacaaaaaaaaaatagtgtcaAAGCATCATCATTTTCTCGACAACCAAACAGTCAACAcaaccaaaataatataaacaaatcAATGACAATGCAAGAAAAAATGAGAAGCAGTTTCCTCAAACAAAGCTCAAAATCATAAATCTAAACGAGAgtagacaaaaataaaatgaagttggTGAAAGCATTGTAAGCTTTCTCGACAGCCAAACGATGAAGACATCGCTGACGCAGAGAGAGTTGTAGGCTCTCAATCGTATACTTACCTTGATCATGACGtcgagagaaagaaaaagggagagaaatagagaataaaagagatattccaaaaaataatacaagaaaatgagagaagagaaaaacgGTAACGATTTTCAAGAAACCAAAatcaaacttacaaaaattGTCGATAGAGAGGGGTTGCGATTGTTGGTATTGCGAGGGAAATGCCAACCGAGAGAGAAGATGACGTGGGACGAAAGCCAAACTGAATGCAATGGGATGTACAGTCGTTCCTTATATATGGGGAATGACTGTACACTATAAACCCATACAAAAAAATGAGGATTGAGATggagaggatttttttttaaaaaaaaattataaagataggAGATATGAAAAGTCCAATGGAATGCTCTAAAGCCTCCCAACAAACCTGGCTTTTGAGGTTGCTCTAGGATAGTTAATGCTTGCAAGTCCCTACGTTATTAGGCAGGCATATAAAACATCATGATTCAAGCATGCTAATTGACTGTAGCACTTCTCTTATGAGTTTATTGTCATGCCCAAGCTGTTGGTAAGTACCTAAAATGGAAAACTGAAATAATTCAAACGGCACTGATTTCAAACACATCCAACGGTGTGAATAGCCGTTTTAGCAGACAAGGAAATCTATAAGCAAAGGGTATTTAGAAAAGCCAAGgcaaaagttaaaatttggttaaaataaaatgttttgcattttatttattctgtACAGGAGAAattttcacattgaattatctatctattagtcaaaataataataaaatattattaatttaatgataatattattattttctaatttatttttgtcaacCTTC includes these proteins:
- the LOC109021983 gene encoding probable eukaryotic translation initiation factor 5-1 codes for the protein MALQNIGASNRDDAFYRYKMPKMVTKIEGRGNGIKTNVVNMVEIAKALARPASYTTKYFGCELGAQSKFDDKTGTSLVNGAHDTAKLAALLENFIKKYVQCYGCGNPETEIVITKTQMITLKCAACGFLSDVDMRDKLTTFILKNPPEQKKSSKDKKAMRRAEKERLKEGEAADEEMKKLKKEAVKKKGSSASAKDVASKALTKKRSNSSDEDHSPARSHADENETPADDDDEDVQWQTDTSLEAARQRIQEQLSAVTADMVMLSTNEEKQKSAKKSPGREEKNQVNGLSNGHTSAHGNLVDEIREHLNKGSSPSQLKSFLGSLSGTYQEIMDALFEALFMGFDKGFAKEVAKKKNYLAAATQEEGSQMVLLRAIESFSGKASTKAVKELGLVLKELYDHDVLEESSILEWYQQGLGGGNKTSQIWKNLKPFIEWLQNAESESEEE